Proteins encoded by one window of Mycolicibacterium sp. ND9-15:
- a CDS encoding Dps family protein: protein MTITTRRSEDEVQGFQASPELGANLQRVLVDLVELHLQGKQAHWNIVGTNFRDLHLQLDELVDFAREGSDTIAERMRALEAWPDGRSDTVTAGTTLPQFPAYAVSTQDAVDLIAGRVYAAVDTMRQVHDAVDAEDPTTADILHELIDGLEKLAWLIKSENRKV from the coding sequence ATGACCATCACGACACGTCGTTCAGAAGACGAAGTACAGGGATTCCAGGCCTCGCCCGAGCTCGGCGCAAACCTGCAGCGGGTTCTGGTCGACCTGGTCGAGCTGCATCTGCAAGGTAAGCAGGCGCATTGGAACATCGTCGGCACCAACTTTCGGGACCTCCACCTTCAGCTCGACGAGCTCGTCGACTTCGCCCGCGAAGGCAGCGACACGATCGCCGAACGCATGCGCGCGCTCGAAGCCTGGCCGGACGGCCGATCGGACACGGTCACCGCCGGCACCACGCTGCCGCAGTTCCCCGCGTACGCGGTGAGCACGCAGGATGCGGTCGATCTGATCGCGGGCCGGGTGTACGCCGCGGTCGACACGATGCGCCAGGTCCACGACGCGGTCGACGCCGAGGACCCCACCACCGCCGACATCCTGCACGAGCTGATCGACGGCCTCGAGAAGCTGGCGTGGCTGATCAAGTCGGAGAACCGAAAGGTCTAG
- a CDS encoding DUF2339 domain-containing protein, whose product MTEPQHAVIARLSTDFAALSAQLARASADLTELDRLLAPSPPPQQRTRPYAPPVTYPPPHVAPVPYPPPPAPKPPRDDGWIGKLLAIAGVAVTLIGVVFLLVLAAQAGMLRPEIRVAAGAALAGGLAAAGWWLYPRLGGRVGAVSLMATGIAAAYMDVIAVTSIYGWVSAPVGLVIAATIAGAGLAVSRRWDSEQLGLLVLVPLLVLAPVVVGGVTLLLVAFMLALSAASLPVQIGKDWLWLHAARIAAVTLPLLVALVGVYFDAGRDRWLAGATGIAALLAIAGALILLPGTANKPVMAVLTGAGVLPVLSVALAVDRVTAALMAAALAAALLALVVVGDRLPGLDRAVRRIWAVLSAVCALIGVLAAFEGPITGPVLLAMALVVAATGRRHMTARAISIGFALIGAACYLSWAPPYTLLWGTATSAAVGVSTLVASVLLMAWSVVVAWSFPRRNSATWAGAAAVTGYALTTFAVTAGVLAAGTDSGFYAGHMAATICWIALAAALFGYAAKLPRTGRSLPIGGGLALVAAAMTKLFLFDLGTLDGIFRVVVFIVVGLVLLGMGAGYARLLDKQDQQNA is encoded by the coding sequence ATGACCGAACCGCAACACGCCGTCATCGCCCGCCTGTCCACCGATTTCGCCGCGCTCTCGGCGCAGTTGGCGCGTGCGTCTGCCGACCTGACCGAGCTCGACCGGTTGCTGGCGCCGTCGCCGCCGCCGCAACAGCGCACACGTCCTTACGCACCGCCCGTGACGTACCCCCCGCCTCACGTTGCGCCCGTTCCATATCCACCGCCGCCTGCGCCCAAACCGCCGCGCGATGACGGATGGATCGGCAAGCTGCTGGCCATCGCCGGTGTCGCGGTGACGTTGATCGGGGTGGTGTTCCTGCTCGTGCTGGCCGCGCAGGCGGGCATGCTGAGACCTGAAATCAGGGTCGCGGCCGGAGCGGCGCTGGCCGGGGGACTGGCGGCCGCCGGGTGGTGGCTGTACCCGCGCCTCGGCGGCCGCGTCGGGGCAGTCTCGCTGATGGCGACCGGTATCGCCGCGGCCTACATGGACGTCATCGCGGTGACGTCGATCTATGGCTGGGTGTCCGCGCCCGTCGGACTGGTCATCGCAGCGACGATCGCGGGAGCTGGGCTTGCGGTGTCGCGCCGCTGGGACTCTGAACAGTTGGGGCTTCTCGTCCTGGTGCCGCTGCTGGTGTTGGCGCCGGTGGTGGTCGGCGGCGTCACGCTGCTGCTGGTCGCGTTCATGCTCGCGCTGTCGGCGGCGTCGCTGCCCGTGCAGATCGGCAAGGACTGGCTCTGGTTGCACGCCGCCCGCATCGCGGCCGTCACCTTGCCACTGTTGGTCGCACTCGTCGGCGTGTACTTCGACGCCGGACGCGATCGGTGGCTGGCCGGCGCGACCGGCATCGCGGCGCTGCTAGCGATCGCCGGGGCGCTCATCCTCTTGCCGGGGACCGCGAACAAGCCGGTAATGGCGGTGCTCACCGGGGCGGGCGTCCTACCGGTGCTGTCGGTCGCCCTGGCCGTCGACCGCGTCACTGCGGCCCTGATGGCGGCCGCCCTGGCGGCGGCGCTGCTGGCGCTCGTGGTGGTCGGTGACCGGTTGCCGGGATTGGACCGCGCCGTTCGCCGGATCTGGGCGGTGCTCTCCGCGGTTTGCGCGCTGATCGGCGTGCTCGCGGCGTTCGAAGGCCCAATCACGGGCCCGGTGTTGCTGGCGATGGCGCTCGTGGTGGCGGCGACGGGCCGGCGCCACATGACGGCCAGGGCGATCTCGATCGGCTTCGCGCTCATCGGCGCTGCCTGCTATCTGAGCTGGGCCCCGCCGTACACGCTGCTGTGGGGCACCGCGACTAGCGCCGCGGTTGGCGTATCCACCCTGGTCGCCAGCGTTCTGCTGATGGCGTGGTCGGTTGTCGTCGCATGGTCGTTTCCACGGCGCAACTCCGCCACGTGGGCGGGTGCCGCCGCCGTCACCGGATACGCGCTCACGACGTTCGCCGTCACCGCCGGTGTGCTGGCCGCGGGCACAGACAGCGGCTTCTATGCGGGTCACATGGCGGCGACGATCTGCTGGATCGCACTGGCCGCCGCGCTGTTCGGCTACGCGGCGAAGCTCCCGCGAACCGGCCGGTCCCTGCCGATCGGCGGAGGATTGGCTCTGGTGGCCGCCGCGATGACCAAGCTGTTCCTCTTCGACCTCGGCACCCTCGACGGCATCTTCCGGGTGGTGGTGTTCATCGTCGTGGGCCTGGTGCTGCTGGGCATGGGCGCCGGCTATGCGCGGCTGTTGGACAAGCAGGACCAACAGAATGCCTAG
- a CDS encoding response regulator transcription factor, translating into MGTDAAPTVMVVDDHPIWREAVARDLAEDGFAVVATADGVGAARRRAAAVQPDVVVMDMRLADGDGAQATAEVLAVSPASKILVLSASDEREDVLEAVKAGATGYLVKSASKQELGDAVRATAEGRAVFTPGLAGLVLGEYRRIAQHRGDRPETPRLTERETEILRYVAKGLTAKQIAARLSLSHRTVENHVQATFRKLQIANRVELARYAIEHGLDE; encoded by the coding sequence ATGGGAACTGACGCTGCCCCGACGGTGATGGTCGTCGACGACCACCCCATCTGGCGCGAGGCGGTGGCCCGCGACCTCGCCGAGGACGGCTTCGCCGTGGTCGCCACCGCCGACGGGGTCGGTGCCGCCCGCCGCCGCGCGGCAGCGGTCCAGCCCGACGTCGTGGTGATGGACATGCGACTCGCCGACGGTGACGGCGCGCAGGCGACCGCCGAGGTGCTCGCGGTGTCCCCGGCGTCGAAGATCCTGGTGCTGTCGGCCTCCGACGAGCGCGAGGATGTGCTCGAGGCGGTGAAGGCCGGCGCCACCGGCTACCTGGTGAAAAGTGCGTCGAAGCAGGAGCTCGGGGATGCGGTGCGCGCCACGGCAGAAGGCCGGGCCGTATTCACGCCGGGACTGGCCGGCCTGGTGCTGGGCGAATACCGGCGCATCGCGCAGCATCGGGGCGACCGCCCGGAGACGCCGCGCCTGACCGAGCGCGAGACCGAGATCCTGCGCTACGTCGCCAAAGGCCTGACAGCCAAGCAGATTGCCGCCCGGCTGTCGCTCAGCCACCGCACCGTCGAGAACCACGTTCAGGCCACGTTTCGCAAATTGCAGATTGCCAACCGCGTCGAACTGGCCCGATACGCGATCGAACACGGCCTCGACGAGTAG
- the macS gene encoding MacS family sensor histidine kinase yields the protein MPDSTPDPAAPLWRAAQVFRLLSCLYALGFQVSVNADLDRPGLAWALFVVLLGWSAVCAVAYLQGFGRRPSWVLAEIAVVVGLILSTEVVASAQWTSDNQSWPTTLWATNATISAAIVAGPIAGMFTGVVVMVASTLVKGFINYDLGRNATIVIELAVGLAVGMAAQTARRAHSELEQAARLAAAHQERERLSRQVHDGAIQVLALVSRRGREIGGATAELAELAGEQERALRRLVSSGETEPRAGAMTDFGALLRRRASDRVSVSLPAEPVFLDAVVATELTAAVVNALDNVAAHAGPGAHAYVLLEDLGDTITVSIRDDGTGIAEGRLDEAVREGRIGVAKSIVGRMNWLGGSAKLTTGPESGTEWELTLPRR from the coding sequence ATGCCGGACAGTACCCCGGATCCGGCCGCACCGCTGTGGCGTGCAGCTCAGGTGTTTCGACTGCTGAGTTGTCTGTACGCGCTCGGATTCCAGGTGTCGGTCAACGCCGACCTGGACCGGCCCGGACTGGCGTGGGCACTGTTCGTCGTGCTGCTCGGGTGGAGCGCGGTGTGCGCGGTGGCTTACCTCCAGGGTTTCGGCAGGCGGCCGTCGTGGGTGCTGGCCGAGATCGCCGTGGTGGTCGGGTTGATCCTGTCGACCGAAGTGGTCGCCTCCGCGCAGTGGACGTCCGACAACCAGTCCTGGCCGACGACGCTGTGGGCCACCAACGCGACCATCTCCGCGGCGATCGTCGCCGGCCCGATCGCGGGCATGTTCACCGGGGTGGTGGTGATGGTCGCCAGCACGCTCGTCAAGGGCTTCATCAACTACGACCTCGGCCGAAACGCGACGATCGTCATCGAGCTCGCGGTCGGCCTGGCGGTCGGAATGGCCGCGCAGACCGCTCGCCGGGCCCACTCGGAACTGGAGCAGGCGGCACGGTTGGCGGCGGCGCACCAGGAGCGGGAGCGGTTGTCGCGGCAGGTGCACGACGGCGCCATCCAGGTGCTCGCGCTGGTGTCTCGCCGTGGTCGTGAAATCGGCGGTGCGACCGCTGAACTCGCCGAACTCGCCGGTGAGCAGGAACGGGCGTTGCGCCGTCTGGTCAGCTCCGGTGAGACCGAACCACGGGCTGGGGCGATGACCGACTTCGGCGCGCTGCTGCGGCGGCGTGCGTCGGACCGTGTCTCGGTGAGCCTGCCCGCCGAACCGGTATTCCTCGATGCCGTCGTCGCCACCGAGTTGACTGCGGCGGTCGTCAACGCGCTGGACAATGTGGCCGCCCACGCCGGGCCCGGCGCCCACGCCTACGTACTGCTCGAAGACCTCGGTGACACGATCACGGTCAGCATCCGTGACGACGGCACCGGAATCGCCGAAGGTCGGCTCGATGAGGCGGTGCGGGAGGGCCGCATCGGTGTCGCGAAATCGATTGTGGGACGGATGAACTGGCTCGGGGGCAGCGCCAAGCTGACGACCGGGCCGGAGAGCGGGACGGAATGGGAACTGACGCTGCCCCGACGGTGA
- a CDS encoding amino acid ABC transporter ATP-binding protein, giving the protein MVKAESVCKNFGALQVLKGVTLEIGKGEVLCMVGPSGSGKSTFLRCINHLERVNAGRLYVDGDLIGYRQRGNRLYEMPAREAAKQRRDIGMVFQHFNLFPHRTALENVIEAPIHVKRVKRDVALARARDLLDQVGLSAKADAYPAQLSGGQQQRVAIARALAMNPKLMLLDEPTSALDPELVGEVLEVMKTLAGEGMTMVVVTHEMGFAREVANHLVFMDGGVVVESGRPREVLANPKHERTKAFLSKVL; this is encoded by the coding sequence ATGGTCAAAGCCGAAAGCGTCTGCAAGAACTTCGGTGCGCTACAGGTACTCAAGGGCGTCACGCTCGAGATCGGCAAGGGTGAGGTGCTGTGCATGGTCGGCCCGTCCGGGTCGGGCAAGTCGACGTTCCTGCGGTGCATCAACCATCTCGAACGGGTCAACGCCGGTCGCCTGTATGTGGACGGTGACCTGATCGGTTACCGGCAGCGCGGCAACAGACTCTACGAGATGCCCGCACGCGAAGCCGCCAAGCAGCGCCGCGACATCGGAATGGTCTTCCAGCACTTCAACCTGTTCCCCCATCGCACCGCGCTCGAGAACGTCATCGAGGCGCCCATCCATGTCAAACGGGTCAAGAGGGACGTCGCGCTCGCGCGCGCACGAGACCTGCTCGACCAGGTGGGGTTGTCGGCCAAGGCCGACGCCTATCCCGCCCAGTTGTCCGGCGGTCAGCAGCAGCGCGTCGCGATCGCCCGCGCACTGGCGATGAACCCGAAACTGATGTTGCTCGACGAGCCCACGTCGGCGTTGGACCCCGAACTGGTCGGGGAGGTCCTCGAGGTGATGAAAACGCTTGCGGGCGAGGGTATGACGATGGTGGTGGTGACACACGAGATGGGGTTCGCCAGGGAGGTCGCCAACCATCTGGTGTTCATGGACGGCGGGGTCGTGGTGGAGAGCGGACGGCCCCGCGAGGTGTTGGCCAATCCGAAACATGAACGCACGAAGGCGTTTCTGTCCAAGGTGCTGTAG
- a CDS encoding amino acid ABC transporter permease, protein MSDVDTSSPTAPAAIDAVPLRHPWRWVAAVVIVIVAVLFLYGAATNESYRWATYWEYLFNERVLKVGVLNTLQLTIYSMVLAIGLGVLLAVMRLSPNPVLKAVAWVYLWIFRGTPVYVQLVFWGLLPTIYQNIRLGVPFGPALFELNLQSLSIPFLLAILGLALNEAAYMAEIIRAGISSVPEGQAEASTALGMSWGMTMRRTVLPQAMRVIIPPTGNEVISMLKTTSLVTAVPFTLDLYGITSREIAARNFEPVPLLLVAATWYLAITSVLMVGQYYLERHFSRGASRKLTTRQLEALAKAQTLGEAHP, encoded by the coding sequence GGTTCCTCTGCGCCATCCGTGGCGGTGGGTGGCGGCGGTCGTCATCGTCATCGTGGCCGTCCTGTTCCTCTACGGCGCGGCGACCAACGAGTCCTACCGGTGGGCGACGTACTGGGAGTACCTGTTCAACGAACGGGTGCTCAAAGTCGGTGTACTCAACACGCTGCAACTGACCATCTATTCGATGGTGCTCGCGATCGGGCTCGGCGTGCTGCTCGCAGTGATGCGGCTGTCACCGAATCCGGTACTGAAAGCGGTTGCGTGGGTGTATCTCTGGATCTTCCGCGGCACCCCGGTGTATGTGCAGCTGGTGTTCTGGGGGCTGTTGCCCACGATATACCAGAACATCCGACTCGGGGTGCCGTTCGGGCCGGCGCTGTTCGAGTTGAACCTGCAGTCGCTGTCGATCCCGTTCCTGCTCGCGATTCTCGGGCTGGCGCTCAACGAGGCAGCGTACATGGCCGAGATCATCCGCGCCGGAATCAGTTCCGTGCCCGAAGGCCAGGCTGAGGCCTCGACGGCACTCGGGATGTCGTGGGGGATGACCATGCGACGCACGGTGCTTCCGCAGGCGATGCGAGTGATCATCCCGCCCACCGGCAACGAAGTGATCAGCATGTTGAAGACCACGTCGCTGGTGACGGCGGTGCCCTTCACGCTGGACCTGTACGGCATCACATCGCGCGAGATCGCGGCCCGCAACTTCGAACCCGTTCCCCTGCTGCTGGTCGCCGCCACGTGGTACCTCGCGATCACCAGCGTCCTCATGGTCGGTCAGTACTACCTGGAGCGCCATTTCTCGCGTGGCGCGTCGCGCAAGCTGACCACCAGACAACTCGAGGCGCTGGCCAAGGCGCAGACGCTGGGGGAGGCCCACCCGTGA